One stretch of Chiroxiphia lanceolata isolate bChiLan1 chromosome 1, bChiLan1.pri, whole genome shotgun sequence DNA includes these proteins:
- the SALL3 gene encoding sal-like protein 3 isoform X4 codes for MRAARSRPSPPPRAHPAAPRTPRPAHPPLAHPRTRALIHSLPVWLAAVPGEGADDGDSGNESRSGSEETNVCEKCCAEFFKWTDFLEHKKSCTKNPLVLIVNEDEAAPPPAEEFPEPSPASSPSDQAESEAAEEGVQVESNDSSEIKNTEKEEEPMEVETSAEKSFQNQGTSNTATPLPQIPESSSMTSYNMPNTNVTLETLLSTKVAVAQFSQSARTTASASISSGVTAVAIPMILEQLMALQQQQIHQLQLIEQIRSQVAMMNRQPLRPSLNQIVAAQGGPGQASNQLQGFATSAAVQLTAVIPSAIVGQATSSQPSAFDGSQHISRPTSGASTPNISSSGSSALPESGVPSSSNAITSITPVPVSNAPNSASQPQNASTPPSIGHGSLTSVSSLPNPLLPQTSSNSVIFPNPLVSIAATANALDPLSALMKHRKGKPPNVSVFEPKSSSEDPFFKHKCRFCAKVFGSDSALQIHLRSHTGERPFKCNICGNRFSTKGNLKVHFQRHKEKYPHIQMNPYPVPEYLDNVPTCSGIPYGMSLPPEKPVTTWLDSKPVLPTVPTSIGLQLPPTIPGVNSYGDSPSITPMSRSPQRPSPASSECTSLSPSLNTSESGVPASAESPQPVQSGSSLTKTEPVALPPTSTRLGDLSAGGQVSTASTSSIPTAVTDSSVATSLPNPVLPVVSDQFKAKFPFGGLLDSMQTSETSKLQQLVENIDKKMTDPNQCVICHRVLSCQSALKMHYRTHTGERPFKCKICGRAFTTKGNLKTHFGVHRAKPPLRVQHSCPICQKKFTNAVVLQQHIRMHMGGQIPNTPLPEGFQDAMDSELSYDEKNVDTLSNFDDDIDENSMEEDPELKDTASDSSKPLISYSGSCPSSPPSVISSIAALENQMKMIDSVMNCQQLTSLKSIENGSGESDHLSNDSSSAVGDLESQSAGSPAMSESSSSMQALSPVNSNSESFRSKSPGLSNQEEPQEIQLKTEKPDSPLPTTENGGALDLTSTNPGRPVIKEEAPFSLLFLNRERGPSQSTPSLVTSTAPTMIKMEVNGHSKPISLGEVPSLPAGIQVPAAPQTVMSPGITPMLAPPPRRTPKQHNCQSCGKTFSSASALQIHERTHTGEKPFGCTICGRAFTTKGNLKVHMGTHMWNNAPARRGRRLSVENPMALLGGDALKFSEMFQKDLAARAMNVDPNFWNQYAAAITNGLAMKNNEISVIQNGGIPQLPRSKELPVFYVFV; via the exons CAGTCccaggagaaggagcagatgaTGGTGATAGTGGGAATGAGAGCAGGAGTGGAAGTGAAGAAACCAACGTCTGTGAGAAATGCTGCGCTGAGTTCTTCAAGTGGACGGACTTCCTGGAGCATAAGAAGAGCTGCACTAAAAACCCCCTGGTGCTGATTGTTAACGAAGATGAAGCAGCTCCACCCCCTGCTGAGGAATTCCCCGAGCCCTCGCCCGCGAGCTCTCCTAGTGACCAAGCAGAGagtgaagctgctgaagaaggCGTCCAGGTAGAAAGCAATGATAGCTCTGAGATAAAAAACAcggaaaaggaagaagagccAATGGAGGTAGAAACTTCTGCAGAGAAGAGTTTCCAGAATCAAGGCACCTCAAACACAGCTACTCCTCTACCTCAGATCCCTGAATCATCTTCCATGACAAGCTATAACATGCCAAACACCAATGTCACACTAGAGACTCTGCTGAGCACTAAAGTGGCGGTTGCGCAGTTTTCGCAGAGCGCACGGACCACTGCTTCCGCGAGCATCAGCAGCGGGGTGACGGCTGTGGCCATCCCCATGATTCTGGAGCAACTCATggcccttcagcagcagcagattcACCAGCTTCAGCTCATTGAGCAGATCCGCAGTCAAGTGGCAATGATGAACCGCCAGCCGTTACGACCATCCCTCAACCAGATCGTGGCCGCCCAGGGTGGTCCCGGGCAGGCATCCAACCAGCTGCAGGGCTTTGCCACCAGCGCTGCCGTCCAGCTCACTGCAGTCATTCCTTCCGCCATCGTGGGGCAGGCTACCAGCAGTCAGCCCTCTGCCTTTGACGGCTCTCAGCACATCTCAAGACCTACATCTGGAGCGAGTACGCCCAATATATCCAGCAGTGGCTCTTCTGCTCTGCCTGAATCAGGTGTACCATCCTCCTCAAATGCAATTACGTCCATAACTCCCGTTCCTGTGTCAAATGCTCCGAACAGTGCTTCGCAGCCCCAGAATGCTTCGACTCCACCTTCAATAGGACATGGAAGCCTCACCTCAGTGTCCAGCCTGCCAAACCCACTTCTACCTCAGACTTCATCAAATAGTGTGATTTTCCCCAATCCGCTGGTTAGCATTGCTGCAACAGCTAACGCCCTCGATCCTCTGTCTGCCCTTATGAAGCACCGCAAAGGGAAGCCACCAAATGTGTCAGTGTTTGAACCCAAGTCAAGCTCCGAGGATcccttttttaaacataaatgcCGATTTTGTGCCAAGGTCTTTGGAAGTGACAGTGCTTTACAAATTCACCTCCGCTCGCATACAGGTGAAAGACCTTTTAAGTGTAACATATGCGGAAACCGCTTTTCCACGAAGGGCAACCTGAAAGTTCATTTTCAGAGACATAAAGAGAAATACCCTCATATTCAGATGAACCCTTATCCTGTTCCAGAATACCTCGATAATGTGCCCACCTGCTCTGGAATCCCATATGGGATGTCTCTGCCCCCCGAAAAGCCGGTCACAACATGGTTAGACAGCAAACCTGTTTTACCGACAGTCCCAACTTCCATTGGGCTCCAGCTGCCCCCCACTATACCTGGTGTGAACAGTTACGGAGATTCTCCAAGTATCACTCCTATGAGCAGGTCACCCCAGAggccttctcctgcctccagtGAATGCACTTCTCTATCCCCCAGCCTCAACACTTCTGAGTCAGGGGTTCCGGCATCTGCTGAATCCCCACAGCCTGTTCAGAGTGGCTCTTCTCTGACCAAGACAGAACCTGTCGCTCTGCCTCCCACGAGCACACGGCTTGGGGACCTTTCTGCAGGTGGGCAAGTTTCTACAGCTTCCACGTCTTCAATTCCTACTGCTGTTACAGACAGCAGCGTTGCAACAAGCCTCCCAAACCCTGTGCTTCCAGTAGTGTCTGACCAGTTTAAGGCAAAGTTTCCATTTGGTGGTCTGCTAGACTCTATGCAAACGTCAGAAACCTCAAAACTACAACAGCTAGTGGAGAACATTGATAAGAAGATGACAGATCCAAATCAATGCGTCATTTGTCACCGTGTGCTTAGTTGTCAGAGTGCTCTCAAGATGCATTACAGAACACATACAGGAGAAAGaccatttaaatgcaaaatttgtGGACGTGCCTTTACTACAAAAGGCAAtctaaaaacacattttggagTTCATCGAGCGAAGCCACCACTTAGAGTACAGCACTCGTGTCCCATTTGTCAGAAGAAATTTACAAATGCGGTTGTTCTTCAGCAGCACATTCGTATGCATATGGGTGGGCAAATTCCAAACACGCCACTACCAGAGGGCTTCCAGGACGCCATGGACTCAGAGCTTTCCTACGATGAAAAGAATGTTGACACACTGAGCAACTTCGATGATGACATTGATGAAAATTCTATGGAAGAGGACCCAGAACTAAAGGACACAGCAAGTGACTCATCCAAGCCCCTTATCTCTTACTCTGGGTCATGCCCTTCTTCACCACCTTCTGTGATCTCTAGTATTGCTGCTTTGGAGAATCAAATGAAAATGATTGATTCTGTCATGAACTGTCAGCAGCTGACCAGTTTAAAATCCATAGAAAATGGATCAGGGGAAAGTGACCATTTGAGCAATGACTCCTCGTCTGCCGTTGGTGATCTCGAAAGCCAGAGTGCAGGCAGCCCTGCAATGTCAGAATCTTCTTCCTCCATGCAGGCTTTGTCTCCTGTAAATAGCAATAGTGAAAGTTTCAGATCAAAGTCCCCTGGTCTCAGTAACCAGGAAGAGCCACAAGAAATACAactaaagacagaaaaaccaGACAGTCCACTGCCCACAACTGAAAATGGAGGCGCATTAGATCTGACATCCACCAACCCAGGAAGACCGGTCATCAAAGAGGAGGCTCCTTTTAGTCTGCTGTTCCTGAACAGAGAACGTG GTCCCAGCCAAAGTACTCCTAGCCTGGTCACCAGTACAGCACCTACCATGATCAAAATGGAAGTGAATGGTCACAGCAAGCCGATCTCTTTGGGTGAGGTTCCCTCGCTTCCAGCTGGAATCCAGGTTCCTGCTGCACCACAGACAGTGATGAGTCCGGGGATCACCCCTATGCTGGCGCCCCCCCCTCGCCGGACTCCCAAGCAGCACAACTGTCAGTCGTGCGGGAAGACCTTCTCCTCAGCAAGTGCACTGCAGATACACGAGCGCACCCATACTGGTGAAAAACCGTTTGGTTGCACAATCTGTGGTAGAGCTTTTACCACAAAGGGGAATCTTAAG GTGCACATGGGGACTCACATGTGGAATAACGCCCCTGCAcgccgcggccgccgcctcTCTGTGGAAAACCCCATGGCTTTGCTTGGTGGCGATGCACTCAAGTTCTCCGAGATGTTCCAGAAGGATTTGGCAGCTCGGGCCATGAATGTTGACCCCAATTTTTGGAACCAATATGCTGCAGCTATCACTAACGGACTTGCTATGAAGAACAATGAGATTTCTGTCATACAGAACGGAGGCATTCCTCAGCTCCCA
- the SALL3 gene encoding sal-like protein 3 isoform X1 encodes MRAARSRPSPPPRAHPAAPRTPRPAHPPLAHPRTRALIHSLPVWLAAVPGEGADDGDSGNESRSGSEETNVCEKCCAEFFKWTDFLEHKKSCTKNPLVLIVNEDEAAPPPAEEFPEPSPASSPSDQAESEAAEEGVQVESNDSSEIKNTEKEEEPMEVETSAEKSFQNQGTSNTATPLPQIPESSSMTSYNMPNTNVTLETLLSTKVAVAQFSQSARTTASASISSGVTAVAIPMILEQLMALQQQQIHQLQLIEQIRSQVAMMNRQPLRPSLNQIVAAQGGPGQASNQLQGFATSAAVQLTAVIPSAIVGQATSSQPSAFDGSQHISRPTSGASTPNISSSGSSALPESGVPSSSNAITSITPVPVSNAPNSASQPQNASTPPSIGHGSLTSVSSLPNPLLPQTSSNSVIFPNPLVSIAATANALDPLSALMKHRKGKPPNVSVFEPKSSSEDPFFKHKCRFCAKVFGSDSALQIHLRSHTGERPFKCNICGNRFSTKGNLKVHFQRHKEKYPHIQMNPYPVPEYLDNVPTCSGIPYGMSLPPEKPVTTWLDSKPVLPTVPTSIGLQLPPTIPGVNSYGDSPSITPMSRSPQRPSPASSECTSLSPSLNTSESGVPASAESPQPVQSGSSLTKTEPVALPPTSTRLGDLSAGGQVSTASTSSIPTAVTDSSVATSLPNPVLPVVSDQFKAKFPFGGLLDSMQTSETSKLQQLVENIDKKMTDPNQCVICHRVLSCQSALKMHYRTHTGERPFKCKICGRAFTTKGNLKTHFGVHRAKPPLRVQHSCPICQKKFTNAVVLQQHIRMHMGGQIPNTPLPEGFQDAMDSELSYDEKNVDTLSNFDDDIDENSMEEDPELKDTASDSSKPLISYSGSCPSSPPSVISSIAALENQMKMIDSVMNCQQLTSLKSIENGSGESDHLSNDSSSAVGDLESQSAGSPAMSESSSSMQALSPVNSNSESFRSKSPGLSNQEEPQEIQLKTEKPDSPLPTTENGGALDLTSTNPGRPVIKEEAPFSLLFLNRERGPSQSTPSLVTSTAPTMIKMEVNGHSKPISLGEVPSLPAGIQVPAAPQTVMSPGITPMLAPPPRRTPKQHNCQSCGKTFSSASALQIHERTHTGEKPFGCTICGRAFTTKGNLKVHMGTHMWNNAPARRGRRLSVENPMALLGGDALKFSEMFQKDLAARAMNVDPNFWNQYAAAITNGLAMKNNEISVIQNGGIPQLPVSLGGGAIPPLSNLTGGMDKSRTGSSPPIVSLDKASSETGASRPFTRFIEDNKEIGIN; translated from the exons CAGTCccaggagaaggagcagatgaTGGTGATAGTGGGAATGAGAGCAGGAGTGGAAGTGAAGAAACCAACGTCTGTGAGAAATGCTGCGCTGAGTTCTTCAAGTGGACGGACTTCCTGGAGCATAAGAAGAGCTGCACTAAAAACCCCCTGGTGCTGATTGTTAACGAAGATGAAGCAGCTCCACCCCCTGCTGAGGAATTCCCCGAGCCCTCGCCCGCGAGCTCTCCTAGTGACCAAGCAGAGagtgaagctgctgaagaaggCGTCCAGGTAGAAAGCAATGATAGCTCTGAGATAAAAAACAcggaaaaggaagaagagccAATGGAGGTAGAAACTTCTGCAGAGAAGAGTTTCCAGAATCAAGGCACCTCAAACACAGCTACTCCTCTACCTCAGATCCCTGAATCATCTTCCATGACAAGCTATAACATGCCAAACACCAATGTCACACTAGAGACTCTGCTGAGCACTAAAGTGGCGGTTGCGCAGTTTTCGCAGAGCGCACGGACCACTGCTTCCGCGAGCATCAGCAGCGGGGTGACGGCTGTGGCCATCCCCATGATTCTGGAGCAACTCATggcccttcagcagcagcagattcACCAGCTTCAGCTCATTGAGCAGATCCGCAGTCAAGTGGCAATGATGAACCGCCAGCCGTTACGACCATCCCTCAACCAGATCGTGGCCGCCCAGGGTGGTCCCGGGCAGGCATCCAACCAGCTGCAGGGCTTTGCCACCAGCGCTGCCGTCCAGCTCACTGCAGTCATTCCTTCCGCCATCGTGGGGCAGGCTACCAGCAGTCAGCCCTCTGCCTTTGACGGCTCTCAGCACATCTCAAGACCTACATCTGGAGCGAGTACGCCCAATATATCCAGCAGTGGCTCTTCTGCTCTGCCTGAATCAGGTGTACCATCCTCCTCAAATGCAATTACGTCCATAACTCCCGTTCCTGTGTCAAATGCTCCGAACAGTGCTTCGCAGCCCCAGAATGCTTCGACTCCACCTTCAATAGGACATGGAAGCCTCACCTCAGTGTCCAGCCTGCCAAACCCACTTCTACCTCAGACTTCATCAAATAGTGTGATTTTCCCCAATCCGCTGGTTAGCATTGCTGCAACAGCTAACGCCCTCGATCCTCTGTCTGCCCTTATGAAGCACCGCAAAGGGAAGCCACCAAATGTGTCAGTGTTTGAACCCAAGTCAAGCTCCGAGGATcccttttttaaacataaatgcCGATTTTGTGCCAAGGTCTTTGGAAGTGACAGTGCTTTACAAATTCACCTCCGCTCGCATACAGGTGAAAGACCTTTTAAGTGTAACATATGCGGAAACCGCTTTTCCACGAAGGGCAACCTGAAAGTTCATTTTCAGAGACATAAAGAGAAATACCCTCATATTCAGATGAACCCTTATCCTGTTCCAGAATACCTCGATAATGTGCCCACCTGCTCTGGAATCCCATATGGGATGTCTCTGCCCCCCGAAAAGCCGGTCACAACATGGTTAGACAGCAAACCTGTTTTACCGACAGTCCCAACTTCCATTGGGCTCCAGCTGCCCCCCACTATACCTGGTGTGAACAGTTACGGAGATTCTCCAAGTATCACTCCTATGAGCAGGTCACCCCAGAggccttctcctgcctccagtGAATGCACTTCTCTATCCCCCAGCCTCAACACTTCTGAGTCAGGGGTTCCGGCATCTGCTGAATCCCCACAGCCTGTTCAGAGTGGCTCTTCTCTGACCAAGACAGAACCTGTCGCTCTGCCTCCCACGAGCACACGGCTTGGGGACCTTTCTGCAGGTGGGCAAGTTTCTACAGCTTCCACGTCTTCAATTCCTACTGCTGTTACAGACAGCAGCGTTGCAACAAGCCTCCCAAACCCTGTGCTTCCAGTAGTGTCTGACCAGTTTAAGGCAAAGTTTCCATTTGGTGGTCTGCTAGACTCTATGCAAACGTCAGAAACCTCAAAACTACAACAGCTAGTGGAGAACATTGATAAGAAGATGACAGATCCAAATCAATGCGTCATTTGTCACCGTGTGCTTAGTTGTCAGAGTGCTCTCAAGATGCATTACAGAACACATACAGGAGAAAGaccatttaaatgcaaaatttgtGGACGTGCCTTTACTACAAAAGGCAAtctaaaaacacattttggagTTCATCGAGCGAAGCCACCACTTAGAGTACAGCACTCGTGTCCCATTTGTCAGAAGAAATTTACAAATGCGGTTGTTCTTCAGCAGCACATTCGTATGCATATGGGTGGGCAAATTCCAAACACGCCACTACCAGAGGGCTTCCAGGACGCCATGGACTCAGAGCTTTCCTACGATGAAAAGAATGTTGACACACTGAGCAACTTCGATGATGACATTGATGAAAATTCTATGGAAGAGGACCCAGAACTAAAGGACACAGCAAGTGACTCATCCAAGCCCCTTATCTCTTACTCTGGGTCATGCCCTTCTTCACCACCTTCTGTGATCTCTAGTATTGCTGCTTTGGAGAATCAAATGAAAATGATTGATTCTGTCATGAACTGTCAGCAGCTGACCAGTTTAAAATCCATAGAAAATGGATCAGGGGAAAGTGACCATTTGAGCAATGACTCCTCGTCTGCCGTTGGTGATCTCGAAAGCCAGAGTGCAGGCAGCCCTGCAATGTCAGAATCTTCTTCCTCCATGCAGGCTTTGTCTCCTGTAAATAGCAATAGTGAAAGTTTCAGATCAAAGTCCCCTGGTCTCAGTAACCAGGAAGAGCCACAAGAAATACAactaaagacagaaaaaccaGACAGTCCACTGCCCACAACTGAAAATGGAGGCGCATTAGATCTGACATCCACCAACCCAGGAAGACCGGTCATCAAAGAGGAGGCTCCTTTTAGTCTGCTGTTCCTGAACAGAGAACGTG GTCCCAGCCAAAGTACTCCTAGCCTGGTCACCAGTACAGCACCTACCATGATCAAAATGGAAGTGAATGGTCACAGCAAGCCGATCTCTTTGGGTGAGGTTCCCTCGCTTCCAGCTGGAATCCAGGTTCCTGCTGCACCACAGACAGTGATGAGTCCGGGGATCACCCCTATGCTGGCGCCCCCCCCTCGCCGGACTCCCAAGCAGCACAACTGTCAGTCGTGCGGGAAGACCTTCTCCTCAGCAAGTGCACTGCAGATACACGAGCGCACCCATACTGGTGAAAAACCGTTTGGTTGCACAATCTGTGGTAGAGCTTTTACCACAAAGGGGAATCTTAAG GTGCACATGGGGACTCACATGTGGAATAACGCCCCTGCAcgccgcggccgccgcctcTCTGTGGAAAACCCCATGGCTTTGCTTGGTGGCGATGCACTCAAGTTCTCCGAGATGTTCCAGAAGGATTTGGCAGCTCGGGCCATGAATGTTGACCCCAATTTTTGGAACCAATATGCTGCAGCTATCACTAACGGACTTGCTATGAAGAACAATGAGATTTCTGTCATACAGAACGGAGGCATTCCTCAGCTCCCAGTAAGTCTAGGCGGAGGCGCCATCCCACCTCTAAGTAACCTTACCGGTGGCATGGACAAATCTCGCACGGGCAGCAGCCCTCCCATTGTCAGTCTGGACAAAGCAAGTTCTGAAACGGGAGCCAGTCGTCCATTCACCAGATTTATTGAGGATAATAAAGAGATTGGcataaattaa
- the SALL3 gene encoding sal-like protein 3 isoform X2 has translation MSRRKQAKPQHLRSDEELQAEVVSEHAVPGEGADDGDSGNESRSGSEETNVCEKCCAEFFKWTDFLEHKKSCTKNPLVLIVNEDEAAPPPAEEFPEPSPASSPSDQAESEAAEEGVQVESNDSSEIKNTEKEEEPMEVETSAEKSFQNQGTSNTATPLPQIPESSSMTSYNMPNTNVTLETLLSTKVAVAQFSQSARTTASASISSGVTAVAIPMILEQLMALQQQQIHQLQLIEQIRSQVAMMNRQPLRPSLNQIVAAQGGPGQASNQLQGFATSAAVQLTAVIPSAIVGQATSSQPSAFDGSQHISRPTSGASTPNISSSGSSALPESGVPSSSNAITSITPVPVSNAPNSASQPQNASTPPSIGHGSLTSVSSLPNPLLPQTSSNSVIFPNPLVSIAATANALDPLSALMKHRKGKPPNVSVFEPKSSSEDPFFKHKCRFCAKVFGSDSALQIHLRSHTGERPFKCNICGNRFSTKGNLKVHFQRHKEKYPHIQMNPYPVPEYLDNVPTCSGIPYGMSLPPEKPVTTWLDSKPVLPTVPTSIGLQLPPTIPGVNSYGDSPSITPMSRSPQRPSPASSECTSLSPSLNTSESGVPASAESPQPVQSGSSLTKTEPVALPPTSTRLGDLSAGGQVSTASTSSIPTAVTDSSVATSLPNPVLPVVSDQFKAKFPFGGLLDSMQTSETSKLQQLVENIDKKMTDPNQCVICHRVLSCQSALKMHYRTHTGERPFKCKICGRAFTTKGNLKTHFGVHRAKPPLRVQHSCPICQKKFTNAVVLQQHIRMHMGGQIPNTPLPEGFQDAMDSELSYDEKNVDTLSNFDDDIDENSMEEDPELKDTASDSSKPLISYSGSCPSSPPSVISSIAALENQMKMIDSVMNCQQLTSLKSIENGSGESDHLSNDSSSAVGDLESQSAGSPAMSESSSSMQALSPVNSNSESFRSKSPGLSNQEEPQEIQLKTEKPDSPLPTTENGGALDLTSTNPGRPVIKEEAPFSLLFLNRERGPSQSTPSLVTSTAPTMIKMEVNGHSKPISLGEVPSLPAGIQVPAAPQTVMSPGITPMLAPPPRRTPKQHNCQSCGKTFSSASALQIHERTHTGEKPFGCTICGRAFTTKGNLKVHMGTHMWNNAPARRGRRLSVENPMALLGGDALKFSEMFQKDLAARAMNVDPNFWNQYAAAITNGLAMKNNEISVIQNGGIPQLPVSLGGGAIPPLSNLTGGMDKSRTGSSPPIVSLDKASSETGASRPFTRFIEDNKEIGIN, from the exons CAGTCccaggagaaggagcagatgaTGGTGATAGTGGGAATGAGAGCAGGAGTGGAAGTGAAGAAACCAACGTCTGTGAGAAATGCTGCGCTGAGTTCTTCAAGTGGACGGACTTCCTGGAGCATAAGAAGAGCTGCACTAAAAACCCCCTGGTGCTGATTGTTAACGAAGATGAAGCAGCTCCACCCCCTGCTGAGGAATTCCCCGAGCCCTCGCCCGCGAGCTCTCCTAGTGACCAAGCAGAGagtgaagctgctgaagaaggCGTCCAGGTAGAAAGCAATGATAGCTCTGAGATAAAAAACAcggaaaaggaagaagagccAATGGAGGTAGAAACTTCTGCAGAGAAGAGTTTCCAGAATCAAGGCACCTCAAACACAGCTACTCCTCTACCTCAGATCCCTGAATCATCTTCCATGACAAGCTATAACATGCCAAACACCAATGTCACACTAGAGACTCTGCTGAGCACTAAAGTGGCGGTTGCGCAGTTTTCGCAGAGCGCACGGACCACTGCTTCCGCGAGCATCAGCAGCGGGGTGACGGCTGTGGCCATCCCCATGATTCTGGAGCAACTCATggcccttcagcagcagcagattcACCAGCTTCAGCTCATTGAGCAGATCCGCAGTCAAGTGGCAATGATGAACCGCCAGCCGTTACGACCATCCCTCAACCAGATCGTGGCCGCCCAGGGTGGTCCCGGGCAGGCATCCAACCAGCTGCAGGGCTTTGCCACCAGCGCTGCCGTCCAGCTCACTGCAGTCATTCCTTCCGCCATCGTGGGGCAGGCTACCAGCAGTCAGCCCTCTGCCTTTGACGGCTCTCAGCACATCTCAAGACCTACATCTGGAGCGAGTACGCCCAATATATCCAGCAGTGGCTCTTCTGCTCTGCCTGAATCAGGTGTACCATCCTCCTCAAATGCAATTACGTCCATAACTCCCGTTCCTGTGTCAAATGCTCCGAACAGTGCTTCGCAGCCCCAGAATGCTTCGACTCCACCTTCAATAGGACATGGAAGCCTCACCTCAGTGTCCAGCCTGCCAAACCCACTTCTACCTCAGACTTCATCAAATAGTGTGATTTTCCCCAATCCGCTGGTTAGCATTGCTGCAACAGCTAACGCCCTCGATCCTCTGTCTGCCCTTATGAAGCACCGCAAAGGGAAGCCACCAAATGTGTCAGTGTTTGAACCCAAGTCAAGCTCCGAGGATcccttttttaaacataaatgcCGATTTTGTGCCAAGGTCTTTGGAAGTGACAGTGCTTTACAAATTCACCTCCGCTCGCATACAGGTGAAAGACCTTTTAAGTGTAACATATGCGGAAACCGCTTTTCCACGAAGGGCAACCTGAAAGTTCATTTTCAGAGACATAAAGAGAAATACCCTCATATTCAGATGAACCCTTATCCTGTTCCAGAATACCTCGATAATGTGCCCACCTGCTCTGGAATCCCATATGGGATGTCTCTGCCCCCCGAAAAGCCGGTCACAACATGGTTAGACAGCAAACCTGTTTTACCGACAGTCCCAACTTCCATTGGGCTCCAGCTGCCCCCCACTATACCTGGTGTGAACAGTTACGGAGATTCTCCAAGTATCACTCCTATGAGCAGGTCACCCCAGAggccttctcctgcctccagtGAATGCACTTCTCTATCCCCCAGCCTCAACACTTCTGAGTCAGGGGTTCCGGCATCTGCTGAATCCCCACAGCCTGTTCAGAGTGGCTCTTCTCTGACCAAGACAGAACCTGTCGCTCTGCCTCCCACGAGCACACGGCTTGGGGACCTTTCTGCAGGTGGGCAAGTTTCTACAGCTTCCACGTCTTCAATTCCTACTGCTGTTACAGACAGCAGCGTTGCAACAAGCCTCCCAAACCCTGTGCTTCCAGTAGTGTCTGACCAGTTTAAGGCAAAGTTTCCATTTGGTGGTCTGCTAGACTCTATGCAAACGTCAGAAACCTCAAAACTACAACAGCTAGTGGAGAACATTGATAAGAAGATGACAGATCCAAATCAATGCGTCATTTGTCACCGTGTGCTTAGTTGTCAGAGTGCTCTCAAGATGCATTACAGAACACATACAGGAGAAAGaccatttaaatgcaaaatttgtGGACGTGCCTTTACTACAAAAGGCAAtctaaaaacacattttggagTTCATCGAGCGAAGCCACCACTTAGAGTACAGCACTCGTGTCCCATTTGTCAGAAGAAATTTACAAATGCGGTTGTTCTTCAGCAGCACATTCGTATGCATATGGGTGGGCAAATTCCAAACACGCCACTACCAGAGGGCTTCCAGGACGCCATGGACTCAGAGCTTTCCTACGATGAAAAGAATGTTGACACACTGAGCAACTTCGATGATGACATTGATGAAAATTCTATGGAAGAGGACCCAGAACTAAAGGACACAGCAAGTGACTCATCCAAGCCCCTTATCTCTTACTCTGGGTCATGCCCTTCTTCACCACCTTCTGTGATCTCTAGTATTGCTGCTTTGGAGAATCAAATGAAAATGATTGATTCTGTCATGAACTGTCAGCAGCTGACCAGTTTAAAATCCATAGAAAATGGATCAGGGGAAAGTGACCATTTGAGCAATGACTCCTCGTCTGCCGTTGGTGATCTCGAAAGCCAGAGTGCAGGCAGCCCTGCAATGTCAGAATCTTCTTCCTCCATGCAGGCTTTGTCTCCTGTAAATAGCAATAGTGAAAGTTTCAGATCAAAGTCCCCTGGTCTCAGTAACCAGGAAGAGCCACAAGAAATACAactaaagacagaaaaaccaGACAGTCCACTGCCCACAACTGAAAATGGAGGCGCATTAGATCTGACATCCACCAACCCAGGAAGACCGGTCATCAAAGAGGAGGCTCCTTTTAGTCTGCTGTTCCTGAACAGAGAACGTG GTCCCAGCCAAAGTACTCCTAGCCTGGTCACCAGTACAGCACCTACCATGATCAAAATGGAAGTGAATGGTCACAGCAAGCCGATCTCTTTGGGTGAGGTTCCCTCGCTTCCAGCTGGAATCCAGGTTCCTGCTGCACCACAGACAGTGATGAGTCCGGGGATCACCCCTATGCTGGCGCCCCCCCCTCGCCGGACTCCCAAGCAGCACAACTGTCAGTCGTGCGGGAAGACCTTCTCCTCAGCAAGTGCACTGCAGATACACGAGCGCACCCATACTGGTGAAAAACCGTTTGGTTGCACAATCTGTGGTAGAGCTTTTACCACAAAGGGGAATCTTAAG GTGCACATGGGGACTCACATGTGGAATAACGCCCCTGCAcgccgcggccgccgcctcTCTGTGGAAAACCCCATGGCTTTGCTTGGTGGCGATGCACTCAAGTTCTCCGAGATGTTCCAGAAGGATTTGGCAGCTCGGGCCATGAATGTTGACCCCAATTTTTGGAACCAATATGCTGCAGCTATCACTAACGGACTTGCTATGAAGAACAATGAGATTTCTGTCATACAGAACGGAGGCATTCCTCAGCTCCCAGTAAGTCTAGGCGGAGGCGCCATCCCACCTCTAAGTAACCTTACCGGTGGCATGGACAAATCTCGCACGGGCAGCAGCCCTCCCATTGTCAGTCTGGACAAAGCAAGTTCTGAAACGGGAGCCAGTCGTCCATTCACCAGATTTATTGAGGATAATAAAGAGATTGGcataaattaa